The following are from one region of the Streptomyces rubrogriseus genome:
- a CDS encoding MarR family transcriptional regulator — MSDPEPELEIVHLLRAVTVELGAHSARFAQRNGMHPTDVRALIALMDAARAGGATTAGHLGAALGLNSAGTTALVDRLERAGHVRRVRDERDRRRVTVEVDERAVALGWSHFGPLIGRAVELLRGYDERELAAIRGFLTGVREAAADDGGEPRHNEPG, encoded by the coding sequence ATGTCCGACCCGGAACCGGAGCTGGAGATCGTCCATCTCCTGCGCGCGGTCACCGTCGAACTGGGCGCGCACAGCGCGCGGTTCGCGCAGCGCAACGGCATGCACCCCACCGACGTCCGCGCCCTCATCGCGCTCATGGACGCGGCACGGGCGGGCGGGGCGACGACCGCCGGACACCTGGGCGCCGCCCTCGGGCTGAACTCCGCGGGCACGACGGCGCTGGTCGACCGGCTGGAGCGGGCCGGTCACGTGCGCCGGGTGCGCGACGAACGCGACCGGCGCAGGGTCACCGTCGAGGTGGACGAACGGGCCGTGGCGCTGGGCTGGTCCCACTTCGGCCCGCTGATCGGGCGGGCGGTGGAGCTGCTGCGCGGCTACGACGAGCGGGAACTGGCGGCGATCCGGGGCTTCCTGACCGGCGTACGGGAGGCCGCCGCGGACGACGGGGGTGAGCCGCGCCACAACGAGCCCGGGTAA
- the glnII gene encoding glutamine synthetase codes for MTFKAEYIWIDGTEPTAKLRSKTKIITDAPAGLDALPIWGFDGSSTNQAEGSSSDCVLRPVFSCPDPIRGGEDILVLCEVLDTDMTPHPSNTRAPLAELSERFAAQEPIFGIEQEYTFFKGARPLGFPEGGFPAAQGGYYCGVGSDEIFGRDVVEAHLENCLKAGLGISGINAEVMPGQWEFQVGPLAPLEVSDQLWVARWLLYRTAEDFEVSATLDPKPVKGDWNGAGAHTNFSTKAMREGYDAIVTAAESLGEGSKPMDHVKNYGAGIDDRLTGLHETAPWNEYSYGVSDRGASVRIPWQVEKDGKGYIEDRRPNANVDPYVVTRLLVDTCCTALEKAGQV; via the coding sequence GTGACCTTCAAGGCCGAGTACATCTGGATCGACGGCACCGAGCCGACGGCCAAGCTCCGTTCCAAGACGAAGATCATCACGGACGCCCCCGCCGGCCTGGACGCCCTGCCGATCTGGGGCTTCGACGGCTCCTCCACCAACCAGGCCGAGGGCAGCTCCTCGGACTGCGTGCTCCGGCCGGTCTTCTCCTGCCCCGACCCGATCCGCGGCGGCGAGGACATCCTGGTGCTGTGCGAGGTCCTGGACACGGACATGACGCCGCACCCGAGCAACACCCGTGCCCCGCTGGCCGAGCTGTCCGAGCGCTTCGCCGCGCAGGAGCCGATCTTCGGCATCGAGCAGGAGTACACCTTCTTCAAGGGTGCCCGCCCGCTCGGCTTCCCCGAGGGCGGCTTCCCGGCCGCGCAGGGCGGCTACTACTGCGGCGTCGGCTCGGACGAGATCTTCGGCCGCGACGTCGTCGAGGCGCACCTGGAGAACTGCCTGAAGGCCGGACTCGGCATCTCCGGCATCAACGCCGAGGTCATGCCCGGCCAGTGGGAGTTCCAGGTCGGCCCGCTGGCGCCGCTGGAGGTCTCCGACCAGCTGTGGGTGGCGCGCTGGCTGCTCTACCGCACCGCCGAGGACTTCGAGGTCTCCGCCACCCTCGACCCCAAGCCGGTCAAGGGCGACTGGAACGGCGCGGGCGCGCACACCAACTTCTCCACCAAGGCGATGCGCGAGGGCTACGACGCGATCGTCACGGCCGCCGAGTCCCTCGGTGAGGGCTCCAAGCCGATGGACCACGTCAAGAACTACGGCGCCGGCATCGACGACCGCCTCACCGGCCTGCACGAGACCGCCCCGTGGAACGAGTACTCCTACGGCGTCTCCGACCGCGGCGCCTCGGTGCGCATCCCGTGGCAGGTCGAGAAGGACGGCAAGGGCTACATCGAGGACCGGCGTCCCAACGCCAACGTCGACCCGTACGTCGTGACCCGCCTGCTCGTCGACACCTGCTGCACGGCGCTGGAGAAGGCCGGCCAGGTCTGA